CACTAAAGAATGATGAATTACAACATACACAAAGTTGCGACACGACACCGTAAACTTAATTTCTGTGTCATCCTAATTTAATTGccgtttttcttctttctcatgtGGATCACGTCCCCGTTCCTTCCCGGGAGCGTCTCATGCTCTCGTCCATCAGCTTGAACGTCTTCTTCACAAGCTTCTGGTCCAGCGCCGTCGTTCTGTAGATCTTGAACACCCGGTCGACACGCTCGGGCTTGCTGCTCTGGAAGTAGACCTCCTCAAACTTCTTCTTCACGAACCTGCACTCACTCATAGTATCATAAGCAAACTGACTGAAACTAATAATGTATTTTCCTCTCGAATGTGCCAAATTTGTTGAGGACTGTGTGCACTCACTCGTAGGCATGCTCCACATCCTGTTTGCCAGGCGCGATTGGCTCATAGTCCTTAAACCACTCGCACACGGTCAAAGGAACCTTTTGTATTTTCCTCTCGAATATGTCAAATTTGTTGAGGAACAGCATGAAGGATGTTTTCTGGACCGATCGAAAGCAACATCACATCAAGTAGAGTAGGATCAGGATCAGAAATACTCCAAAATAGCTTCAATTCTTTGCTTTAAAACGGGAAATTTGAGACAGACCTCAAAACATGTTTGCTTTAACACCCAGTCGAACAGCTCCTTGGTCTCCATCATCCTGTTCTGCGTCTCATCCTCAAATAACAACTGATCGTACCTGACAGACAGTAACAGCCTCCAAACATCTATTCATGTATTCATGTACTCAGTGCAGCACAAGAAAATGAGATTGTTGTACTCACTCGCTAATGGCAGCACAAAAGATAACTGCATCAACACCTTCAAAGAGATGAATCCACTTCCTCCTCTCATTCCTTTGACCCCCTACGTCGTACAGCCTGTACACCTCTCCGCCCCTTTTGCTCTCTCCAAGGGGGCTGCATGCACAGACAGAAAAAAACTCTCTTCAGTCTGTCATTCTGTATGTATGTATCTGAGCAGAGCAAAAGATGATATATGCAAACCTAAACTAACCAGATTACCTAAACTGAATTTCTACAACCCCATTTGTCCGCACTCTTGCATGGAGCACATCCTCCTGCAAAGCATCTCGAAATGTTAGCAGAGAAAAAAAATCTGACCATCATTATATCTATCCATCTGATCTGATAACCAGTAAATAAATGTCTCCAGATAAGAATTTGATTGTGGATAATTACAGACCGACCTTTGTTGGTACGTAATCTGCTTCAGCTAATCGGTCCAAATTGTCCATGAAGTAGTGTGCACAGTCAGGAACTTGCAGCACACTTCCACACGAGTAAGTTTCCTACACAGTAGAAAGATGCATTTCTTTATAACTAAGTTGGTTGTTTGACGTCATTCACATCTCTTTACAGAAACCGAAACAAAAACCTGAATGGCTTGATCTTCCCATAATTTTCTCACATCCTGTACGAGTTCTTTGTTAAGCGAAGGGTAATCCAACCTGCCTCCGATTTCTGATAGTTTTTCTCCAATCTCCTGAAGATAGGATAGGAAAATCAAAGGAGCAGAGCAATACATAAAAGGGAAAAGTATTCGACAGTTGGATATGTATTCGAGAATGACAGTGGAAAAGCAGCAAAACACAATACTGCCTGCTTAAAGCAGGGTGTTTACGGGTCTGAAGAGGTTCATCTAGATCTAGTGCAGCAGAGCTGCAATGCGAGGTCTGAAGAGGTTCGATTGTAGCCCTAGCTACAGTAGTTGTAGTTGTGTAACAAACAGATGATGGTTATCAGTTTGAAATAGAAACTGCTGCTTGCTTGCTCTCTGGACAATAATACTGCTTAAGAAGGAACTGCTGCTCCAGTTGTAAATTGTAGCAGATGATGGTTATCATGTTGCAAGATATTACATCATGTTGTAAGTTGGACAGGTTTGATTGAACATAGCCTAGCCTAGCTGGTTGTGTAACTGTAATGCTGCTTCAGTTGTAACAGAGCACAGTTATCATGTTGCTGCGAGACATTGGTGTTGCTTATGTCGGAATCCACCAAATGTAACTCTACTACTTACTGAACAAAATAGGATGCACGGACCTGATTATCGGGTAACATCACATATTTTGAAGACTCGGATTCCACTTGGGCAAGCTCTTTAGCTCCATCATATAGTATCTGTGCAAATTCAACTCACTATTACTCCGGGAAAATATGTGCAAAACACACAGGCCCCCATAAGAAGATGATAAAGCTGCCTACATGATCCCCACGAAGCAATAGGAGGAAGAGGGAAAAAAAACCATATATATTAAAACACACCCGTTCCAGTAGTAGGAGCATACTTTGATTGTCTGGAACACGTTGGCATGGATGACGGGCGTATAGCCCTTGAGTTCTGCCTCGTCGAAGCCGGTTCGGAAAAGAAGCTTGATCTGAAGAAAAACGAACAAACATTCAGTAAACGTAAGGCATCATACTATATTTCCATGGGGCCATGGGGCAGGGAAGGATAATACAATACAATggaggggttcttgcctgtttaaATATCGTGGACTTTCCTGATTCTCCGGCACCTGAAAAAGACAGAAAGCATCGGCATCCTATTAGGAATTGTTCGGTCCTGATTCTGAAGCAAAGCAGGCTAAAGAAGAGAGCTAACTATCGGGAATTGGTTCAAGTAATGTGTTTTCAGTGATCCCCATCATTAATGAGAAAgcttgcaaaaaaattcaaaaatcaaAAATCAAAAACAAAGGACACAAATGAACTTGGTTAGAAAGATATAGTTCAGTGAAGCAGTAAATTCAAATTGTGAAGATAAAATTGAGACTAGCAGGCATAAGAAGAAATGCGTGTAAAAGTTAAAGTGAGTTGGCAGTTTAGTTACCAAGAAGCAAGAGCTTGTGGATGTGCTGGTCCGCCTTTGTCTCGTGCAGAATGCGGCGGTCGATGTCTGCAGACTGTAAAGGTGGatcgaggtgtgtgtgtgtgtgcatcagGACAGGAGAGGAGGAATTGAATGAAATGAAGAGGTCTAGTAAGTGGTATGGAAAGGATGAGCTTACTCACTCTTGTGTTGTCAGCTGCGTCTGCCTCATTTACTGAGTGAGGTCTGCTGCAGGATGAGCCCATGGTTTGAAGCGCACACGCGAGCATGGACATTACTATTATTATTCTAGAAGACAAGATGTGCGGTCGGTCTCATGCTTCCTTGCTTGCCAATGACCTGAAAGATAAGATGACGGGCAAGTAAGATCCAGAGACCTCTAAATAAAACTACCTAGTTATAGCTTTCATTTCATTTCCTTTGCTTTCCTTTCCTTTCATTTCCTTTCCTTGGTACAGTACATTTACAGTAGAGTAGAAACAAATCAAGAAAGAAAGAAACTGCACGGCGGGCGGGCGGATCTACTCACTGAGCTAGCTAGCTACAACCAACAAGCtgtgtttttttatttatttattttccgaGTGACGAAAAGAGATGAGAGATAGAATGAATCTGAATCTGAATCTGAATCTAGGCTGGCTTGCTTGCTGCTCATACATACCTCAATCGAATCCGATCCGATCCAAGAAGGCCCAacccaatccaatccaatccaatacaaggggaggggaggggcggggtGGAGACGGCAGGGGGGAGcctctgggcggcggcggcggcggcgggtggtttgtagggagggaggaggagagatTGGTTTGGTAGGTCAGTCAGCGTGAGAGTGAGGAACCAAAGTGGAGTGAGAGATCCAAAGGGAATGAATGCGTGCGTCTCCACTTTGGTTTGGTAGGCAAGACGAAATCCAAATCCAAAATACTACTCctttttttatgaaaaaaaatgaaactacTAAAATCACCGTCACCAATAAAAAATTCCCAAACAGAACAAACAAAATCAAATACTACTGTATATATATAAaccttttaaaaaaactgaaattcaGGGTGGTGCttgtcttagagcatctccagccgcaccccaacaggccccccaagaCGCCGTTTTTTCTGCCggcgcaaaaaaaaaaaaccagTCGCGCCCTCAGGACGCCGAATTCCGCCGTTTCGGACCATTTTTGGCCCGGTGATCCCAGGCCGAACTCAATACACTACAGGGGGGACTTGGGGGCTCCGGCGAAAGTAAAAGTGGCGTGTGGGCCACCACTGTGAGGCGAGAAACGCCTTTTTCCCCGCCCAGATTCGACCCGCACACGGCAGGACGCCACTTCCCCTTTCGCCGCCATGCCGATCCCGGTGCCACCCACCTGCCCACAGTCGCTGCTCCACCGCTAGAAAGGTCATTCCCCTACGAAAAGAGAGGGGTTTCGCCACGACAGTCTCCATCCTGCTCCTGGGCAAGCTTTCCAGGGCTCTGACCACGCAGGTGGGGATAACGGCGGCTGCCCACCCACCACGCTCGCTAGGTGTTCGATGATTTGCTTGTTCAGCAATGgactccgacgaggaggaggcgttCGCAGCTCTGATGGAGGAGCTAATTTGCGCCGAATTTGGGCCTAATTTGCGCCGAACTTGGGCTGAACTTGACGGTTGGGGGGCGAACTTGAGGGGCTGCTGGGAACCCGAGCACCCCCATGCCGAAAATATAGCTGGTAAGCCCCCAAGAGGCGCTATTTCAAGCCCTTGGGGGCcgaatggctggagatgctcttaccctGGAGCCCACCTCATCTGTTTCCAGACACTATTGGCGGTCGATGCTTGAAGCTCTCCCCTTGGCTATCTTACAGGGCTGGAAGCTAGCTAGCTGCCAGAGGTGAGTCAATTCAATAAAGCTTGTAGGATCGGAAGACTTCAAAGATGTGGTGGCTCCATCTCCCCTCTCGTTTCTCTCATCGTCCTTGTTTGACAAAAAGAGGGCAGCGGCACTAATCCTTCATCGATATGGTGTATTGCGTGTCGTGCAAGCTGTCGGCGGGATGTTCCTTCTTCATCAGATGCACAATGCCGAACCTAGTCACCAAAGCCGCAGATTCAACCATCACATGTGTGGCTGCAAAGTGTGAGGGTTGGTCATCGGCAGGTAAGGGGTCTTACGCCGACCcaccccctcccccatctcctcttaCTCAACATCCAAGTATAGGAGGCCCCAACCTCCTTCCTACAATTTCCATTTCTTTCTCGACTGGCTTTGGTGGCTAGGGTTGGCATATTCAGGGTTGGTCTAGATGTGTTGACAAGGTGAAGTCAATCGGTCTCGCTGAGGTTGGCATCTCTGCCATGGTCGGCTGCAATACCTGGACCCGACTACATTTTAACAATTTTGTTCGTGGTTCTGTGTGCAAGTTCAAAAGACTTGTCTGTAATTCTTATTCTCCTTTGTTAACATGTTGGGGGATATGTCTTGTGATCTTTAGTTTGTTCATGGTTCCTTTCGAAGAAAGATGACTGCTACTGACATAGTCGTGAGAGACAATGGTACCACCAATTCGTGGGGCATGTAGAACTGGTGATTCCAACACAAGATCAGTTGTAACACACTTTCGGCGCATAACAGCGAATATGCCATGGATCGATCACGTTATGCACGACATCAAAAGCTCATCGCCACACAACAAAAATATGCATACATACCATTGAAAGCATCACATCAAAAATTTGAATGCACGTGATAGAACCTTAGTATATGATGCATCGAGAGTGACCTTCTATCCTTACCCCTACTTTTTGCTTAAATAGATGTAGACGATTATAAGCTTgggaaacaaaaaaatgagagagagagagagagatgaaaacAAACCTGATGACCAGAAAATAATTGGACAAGAAAAACCTCAGGATGATGCATTGAGAGCGTCATCCTGCCTTATCTTGTGCTTTTGTGCTTAAATGGATGCATGCTTTTTGTAAGTTTAACAACAAAATAGTGCGAGAGAGTTGAAATCAACCATGGCGATGAAAAGTGGACAACAAAGGTCAGTCGTAACGAGCTTTCGGTGTGTAAATACGAATATGCCATGGATTGATCACGTTATGCG
The sequence above is drawn from the Triticum aestivum cultivar Chinese Spring chromosome 7A, IWGSC CS RefSeq v2.1, whole genome shotgun sequence genome and encodes:
- the LOC123150900 gene encoding guanine nucleotide-binding protein alpha-1 subunit; the protein is MSMLACALQTMGSSCSRPHSVNEADAADNTRSADIDRRILHETKADQHIHKLLLLGAGESGKSTIFKQIKLLFRTGFDEAELKGYTPVIHANVFQTIKILYDGAKELAQVESESSKYVMLPDNQEIGEKLSEIGGRLDYPSLNKELVQDVRKLWEDQAIQETYSCGSVLQVPDCAHYFMDNLDRLAEADYVPTKEDVLHARVRTNGVVEIQFSPLGESKRGGEVYRLYDVGGQRNERRKWIHLFEGVDAVIFCAAISEYDQLLFEDETQNRMMETKELFDWVLKQTCFEKTSFMLFLNKFDIFERKIQKVPLTVCEWFKDYEPIAPGKQDVEHAYEFVKKKFEEVYFQSSKPERVDRVFKIYRTTALDQKLVKKTFKLMDESMRRSREGTGT